GAGCGTGTACGTCTGCTTGTACCCGTCCTTGCTCGTCAGCGTCACCGACGTCGCGCTCAGCGCCGTGACGTCGCCGGTCTGGAGGCGCTCGGTCGTGTAGCCGCCGTTGCCGTTCGACACCACGAAGTCGCCGTGGAGTGCCTCGCGCAGCGCCATCATCCCGCCGCCGAAGCCGCCTCCCGGCATGCCCTGGCCCTGGCCGGGGAACCGGCCGCCGCCCGGGCCGCCGAATCCTCCCGGGCCCTGCTGGGCGGAGTTGTCGGCGCTGCTGGTGCCCGCCCAGATCGCCGCGCCGCCGCCGGCCGCGATCACCACCGCGATACCGGCCGCGATCGCCGTCTTCTTGCCGGACCAGCCCTTCTTCGGTGCGGCCGGGGCCGGGTCACCCCAGTTCGCCGGGGCCGGTTCGCCCCAGGCCGGGGTGCTCGCGGCGGGTGCCGGGCCGCCCTCGGGCGGCGTGTTCGGCGTCGGCTCGGTCGTCATCGTGTCCTCCGGTCGTACCCACACTGGTCCTGGCCAGGTTCACCGCCGAGGCTGTGTTTGAGCTGTGCGAGGCGTCAGCACGCGCTGTGGCTCCCTTACCCGAACGAACTACTCTCACAGGAAACGCACAGCGACGTCACAGTGAGCACTGAAGACCCGCCGAGAAGATGGCACCATGACCGCTATGAACGCCACGTCACCCGGCCCCGGCAAGGCCGACCTGCGCCGCGCCGACGGGAGCCCCGTGCGGGTCCTCGTCGTCGACGACGAGGCGACGCTGGCCGAGCTCGTGTCGATGGCCCTGCGCATGGAGGGCTGGGAGGTGCGCAGCGCGGGTGACGGCACGGAAGCCGTCCGGATCGCGCGCGACTTCCGGCCCGACGCCGTCGTCCTCGACGTCATGCTCCCCGACTTCAGCGGCCTCGAGGTGCTGCGGCGGATGCGCTCCGAGGCGCCGCACCTGCCGGTGCTCTTCCTGACGGCGAAGGACGCGGTCGAGGACCGCATCGCCGGGCTCACCGCGGGCGGCGACGACTACGTCACCAAGCCCTTCAGCCTCGAAGAGGTCGCGCTGCGCCTGCGCGCGCTGCTGCGCCGGGCCGGCGGGGTGACCGGTGCGAGCGGGTCGCAGCTGGTCGTCGGCGACCTCACCCTCGACGAGGACAGCCGCGAGGTGCACCGCGGCGGCGACCTGGTGCCGCTGACCGCGACCGAGTTCGAGCTCCTGCGCTACCTCATGCGCAACCCCAAGCGGGTGCTGTCGAAGGCCCAGATCCTGGACCGCGTGTGGAGCTACGACTTCGGCGGCCAGGCCAACATCGTCGAGCTCTACATCTCCTACCTGCGCAAGAAGATCGACGCCGACCGCGAGCCGATGATCCACACCATGCGGGGCGCCGGGTATGTCCTCAAGCCAGCGGGCTGAGCGGCGGCGGTTCCGGGTGCAGCGGCCCTGGTCGCTGCGGCGGCGGCTGATCGTCCAGCTCGCCGCCCTGCTCGCGCTGGTGTGCCTGGTCGTCGGCGTGGTCACGGAGTTCGCGCTGAGCGAGTTCCTCGTCGGCCAGCAGGACAAGCGGCTGGCCGCGGCGACCGAGCGCGCGTCGCAGCCGGGGAACCGGCCGCCCTGGACGTACGGCGAGTCGCCGCCACCGCCCGACCCGCTGCGCGTCCTCGGCCAGGGCGAAGGCACGCTCGCCGTGGTCCAGGCCGGTTCGACGGCCACGGCCGGGGTGCTCGACTCGAGCGCGGCCGGGACGTCGAAGCGCAAGGCGCCGTTCAAGGGCATCCCCAAGGAGCAGGTGCTGACGCTGCTCTCGGTGCCGTCCGACGGGAAGCAGCGCAGCATCGACCTCGGCGGCAGTCTCGGCGAGTACCGCGTCGTCTCGACCGTGGCGCCCAACGGGGAGAAGACCGTCATCGGCCTGCCGCTGAAGGACGTCAACGAGACGCTCTGGCGGCTGGGGTTCATCCTCGGCGCCGTCGCGCTCGCCGGGATCCTCGTGGCCGGCGCGGTCGGCGCGGCGACGATCCGGCGCACGATGAAACCGCTCGACCGGCTGGCCGCGACGGCGACGCGCGTCTCCGAACTGCCGCTGGACCGCGGCGAAGTCGCGCTGTCGGAACGGGTCCCGGACACCGACACCGACCCGAACACCGAGGTCGGCAAGGTCGGCTCGGCGCTGAACCGGATGCTGCAGCACGTCGCGAACGCGCTCACCGCGCGGCACGCGAGCGAGAACCGCGTCCGCCAGTTCGTCGCGGACGCGAGCCACGAGCTGCGGACGCCGTTGGCGGCGATCCGCGGGTACGCAGAGCTGACCCGGCGCAGCGGCGAGCAGGTGCCGCCGGACGTCGCGTTCGCGATGAGCCGCGTCGAGTCCGAGTCGCGCCGGATGACGACGCTGGTGGAGGACCTGCTGCTGCTCGCGCGCCTCGACTCCGGGCGCCCGGTGGTGCACGAGTGGGTCGACCTGTGCCGGCTGGTGGCCGACGCCGTCGCGGACGCGCACGTCGCGGGCCCGGGCCACAAGTGGCTGATGGACGTCCCGGGCGAGCCGATCGGCGTCCTCGGCGACGCGGGCCAGCTGCACCAGGTGGTGATCAACGTGCTGGCCAACGCCCGCACACACACCCCGGCGGGCACGACCGTGACGACCACACTGTCCACTTCGGACGGAGTGGTCCGGCTGCGCGTGGCCGACGACGGCCCGGGCATCCCGCCGGACGTCCTCCCGGACGTCTTCGAGCGCTTCGCCCGCGGCGACAACTCGCGCTCACGGGCGGCGGGGAGCACTGGGCTCGGGCTGGCGATCGTCGCCGCGGTCGTCGGGGCGCACGGCGGCCGGGTCGGGGTGATCAGCCGGCCAGGCCGGACGGAGTTCGAGATGACCTTCGCGCAGGCCCCGGCGCCGGAGTGACGTACCGGGCCACGACCGTGGCGAGGCCGGGGGCCAGCCGCAGTTCGGTCGCCAGCAGGTCCGGGTGCCGCAACCAGTGCAGCCGCGCTTCGTCGGGCTCGCCGCGGAACTTCGGCGGCCACGACGACATCGGGGTGAAGTCGTCCACGACCAGGCAGCCCTGCGGCCGGAGCCAGTCGCGCGGCTCCAGCGGTGGTTCCGCGCCCTTGCCCTGACCGCCGCCGTCCAGCACCAGCAGGTCGAACGGGGCCGCCGCGGCCAGGTCCGTCCAGTCGCCGTGCCGGAGCGTCACGTTCGGGACCCCGGCGAACAGCTCCGCCGCGGCCGCGTGCCGGCCGGGGTCCTGCTCGACGCTGGTCAGCGTGGTCCCCGGGCCGGCCCCGGCGGCGAGCCAGGCGAGGCCGACCCCGAAGCCGGTTCCGGTCTCGCCGATCGTGCCCCCCGCGACGCCGCCGGCGAGCACCCGCAGGAGCCTGCCCTGGGCGGGGTGGCAGGACCGGCCGAACCCGGCGCGCCCGGCGGCTCGCGCCGCGCGGCGCACCAGCTCGGGTTCGTCTGCGTACTCCGCCATGACTCCCTCACCCGGTCGAGGCCGATGCACAGCGCGCTCACAGCTTCGGCACAAGTTCACCACATGCGGCCTCGACACGGTGAGGCTCATGACGACCACGCTGTCGGCGCCCGAACACGCCCAGCCCGCTCCCGAAGCCGCCCGGAAACCGCGGTGGGTCACGCCTTCCGTCGCGGGGCTGCTGCTCGGCACCGGCCTGCTCTACCTGTGGGACCTGGCGAAGACGGGCTGGGCCAACGACTTCTACGCGATGGCCGCCCAGGCCGGCACGTGGAGCTGGAAGGCACTGTTCTTCGGTTCGCTCGACCCGGGCAACGTCGTCACCGTCGA
This genomic window from Amycolatopsis mongoliensis contains:
- a CDS encoding O-methyltransferase → MAEYADEPELVRRAARAAGRAGFGRSCHPAQGRLLRVLAGGVAGGTIGETGTGFGVGLAWLAAGAGPGTTLTSVEQDPGRHAAAAELFAGVPNVTLRHGDWTDLAAAAPFDLLVLDGGGQGKGAEPPLEPRDWLRPQGCLVVDDFTPMSSWPPKFRGEPDEARLHWLRHPDLLATELRLAPGLATVVARYVTPAPGPARRSSRTPSGLAG
- a CDS encoding sensor histidine kinase gives rise to the protein MSSSQRAERRRFRVQRPWSLRRRLIVQLAALLALVCLVVGVVTEFALSEFLVGQQDKRLAAATERASQPGNRPPWTYGESPPPPDPLRVLGQGEGTLAVVQAGSTATAGVLDSSAAGTSKRKAPFKGIPKEQVLTLLSVPSDGKQRSIDLGGSLGEYRVVSTVAPNGEKTVIGLPLKDVNETLWRLGFILGAVALAGILVAGAVGAATIRRTMKPLDRLAATATRVSELPLDRGEVALSERVPDTDTDPNTEVGKVGSALNRMLQHVANALTARHASENRVRQFVADASHELRTPLAAIRGYAELTRRSGEQVPPDVAFAMSRVESESRRMTTLVEDLLLLARLDSGRPVVHEWVDLCRLVADAVADAHVAGPGHKWLMDVPGEPIGVLGDAGQLHQVVINVLANARTHTPAGTTVTTTLSTSDGVVRLRVADDGPGIPPDVLPDVFERFARGDNSRSRAAGSTGLGLAIVAAVVGAHGGRVGVISRPGRTEFEMTFAQAPAPE
- a CDS encoding response regulator transcription factor, producing MTAMNATSPGPGKADLRRADGSPVRVLVVDDEATLAELVSMALRMEGWEVRSAGDGTEAVRIARDFRPDAVVLDVMLPDFSGLEVLRRMRSEAPHLPVLFLTAKDAVEDRIAGLTAGGDDYVTKPFSLEEVALRLRALLRRAGGVTGASGSQLVVGDLTLDEDSREVHRGGDLVPLTATEFELLRYLMRNPKRVLSKAQILDRVWSYDFGGQANIVELYISYLRKKIDADREPMIHTMRGAGYVLKPAG